A genome region from Mycobacterium florentinum includes the following:
- a CDS encoding thiolase family protein — protein sequence MTEAYVLGGVRTPFTRYGGTLSGIRTDELLGMTMKGACERVGVPLHAVEDIVAGCVNPAHEGMGDIARWAALAVGFPDSVAGATLNRYCGSSLSALVSVSHAIKAGDLGVGIAGGVESMSRSGWALMKGDAPFSPRGPVLMLDTMWSGAGGPPNPALLARNAYISMIETAQNVADRYSLSREEIDAFALRSQQHAKAARDRGRFAKEIMSVPIPATKKTPARLSEHDEFIRDDTTAETLAALPVQPGTTQMTAANSTPLTDGASAVVVASGERAAELGVAPLARVVSSAVYGIDPLIMGLAPAWAIPMAIRRAGLTPEQIDIWEVHEAFSAQALGVLRELPNQLGGFVIPDDKLTPNGGAVAIGHPFGATGTRYVLTLATELQERGARYGVIGVCIGSGQGVAVVLENPSAA from the coding sequence ATGACTGAGGCATACGTCCTAGGTGGAGTGCGCACCCCGTTCACCCGCTATGGCGGCACGCTATCCGGTATCCGCACCGACGAGTTGCTCGGCATGACCATGAAAGGCGCCTGCGAGCGGGTCGGTGTGCCTTTGCACGCCGTAGAGGACATCGTCGCCGGCTGCGTGAATCCCGCGCACGAGGGAATGGGCGACATCGCCCGCTGGGCAGCGCTGGCGGTGGGATTCCCCGACAGCGTCGCCGGGGCAACCCTCAATCGGTACTGCGGATCGTCGCTCAGCGCGCTGGTCAGCGTCAGCCATGCCATCAAGGCCGGCGACTTGGGCGTCGGGATCGCCGGCGGCGTCGAATCGATGTCGCGGTCGGGGTGGGCGCTGATGAAAGGCGACGCACCGTTTAGTCCGCGCGGCCCGGTGCTCATGCTCGACACCATGTGGTCGGGCGCCGGCGGTCCGCCCAACCCGGCCCTGCTTGCCCGCAACGCCTACATCAGCATGATCGAGACCGCGCAAAACGTCGCCGACCGGTACTCGCTGAGCCGCGAGGAGATCGACGCTTTCGCGCTGCGGTCCCAACAGCACGCCAAGGCCGCACGCGACCGCGGCCGGTTCGCCAAGGAGATCATGAGCGTGCCGATCCCCGCGACGAAGAAGACCCCCGCGCGGCTGTCCGAGCACGACGAATTCATCCGCGACGACACCACGGCCGAAACACTCGCCGCCCTGCCCGTCCAACCCGGCACCACCCAGATGACGGCGGCCAACTCCACTCCACTGACCGACGGTGCGAGCGCGGTCGTCGTCGCCTCCGGTGAGAGAGCCGCCGAACTCGGGGTAGCACCACTGGCCCGGGTGGTGTCCAGCGCGGTATACGGGATCGACCCGCTCATCATGGGACTCGCCCCGGCGTGGGCCATTCCGATGGCGATCCGCCGGGCAGGTCTGACGCCCGAGCAGATCGACATCTGGGAAGTCCATGAGGCATTCAGCGCTCAGGCGCTCGGCGTCTTGCGCGAATTGCCCAACCAGCTAGGCGGTTTCGTGATTCCGGACGACAAGCTGACACCCAACGGCGGCGCCGTCGCGATAGGACATCCGTTCGGCGCCACCGGAACTCGCTATGTGCTCACCCTGGCGACCGAACTGCAGGAGCGCGGCGCCCGCTACGGCGTCATCGGAGTGTGCATCGGGTCGGGCCAAGGTGTGGCCGTCGTGCTGGAAAACCCCAGCGCCGCATAG
- a CDS encoding ArsR/SmtB family transcription factor gives MGHGVGGRVRPPATLDSVSAVKIAETLQALASPNRLMILTRLRQSPCSVGELSTAVGMEQPAVSHQLRLLRALGLVAGDRNGRNIVYRLYDNHVAQLLDEAVYHIEHLRLGATDTTA, from the coding sequence ATGGGACACGGAGTCGGCGGCAGGGTGAGGCCACCGGCGACGCTCGACTCGGTGTCCGCGGTCAAGATCGCCGAGACGCTGCAAGCCTTGGCGTCACCCAATCGGCTGATGATCCTGACCAGGCTGCGCCAATCCCCGTGCTCGGTCGGCGAGCTGTCGACGGCCGTCGGCATGGAACAGCCGGCGGTGTCTCACCAGTTGCGGCTGCTTCGAGCCCTCGGACTGGTCGCTGGTGACCGCAACGGCCGCAACATCGTCTACCGCCTCTATGACAATCACGTCGCTCAATTGCTCGACGAGGCCGTCTACCACATCGAGCACTTGCGTCTCGGCGCGACCGATACGACGGCGTAG
- a CDS encoding molybdopterin-dependent oxidoreductase: MTDNPQADRGPAPPARLESLLDQRGRPPVLKRSVDLEDWAGGIAQESARVPAVRVGRRWLSTLWLIPIGVAGLLVAVALAQQLRQYGWMQSFLETYPGTSTTYAAPVTSGFPAWLRWQHLFNIIFMMFIIRAGLQILADHPRLYLNSGCRPGTEWFRMRDPVPSDRMDQEDAARVWTAKDDAVALPKWLGIPGIRHTIGLARWWHFSFDLLWLVNGIVFYVLLFSTGQWRRIVPRSWDVLPNALSTAVQYASLDFPANVGFTNYNGMQIIAYFTTVFVAAPLAFVTGLLQAPAIAARFGFGRGVLNRQVARTAHFAVLVWMVFFIFVHTVMVFTTGLVGNLNHIVLGTDTKSYWPLLIYVVAMVVIIALWLSATPVTLRYPGVVQVVGRWTVGWLKDAMELLHPNASYSEKDISPYLWPNGTLPTSDDYRRLQADNWKNYSLRIEGLVENSVSLSYNDLRALPKHEKITQHYCIQGWSGVAKWGGVRMSDILDIVHPLPTARWVVFYSFAEGAGGALEGRYYDCHKIGHMREPTCLLAYEMNGQPLNEAHGAPLRLRNEREIGFKQVKWIEAIEFVDSFDHLGFGQGGYNEDHEFYGYRMPI; the protein is encoded by the coding sequence ATGACCGACAATCCGCAGGCTGATCGAGGCCCGGCTCCCCCCGCTCGCCTGGAGTCATTGCTTGACCAACGTGGGCGTCCGCCGGTGCTGAAACGTTCCGTCGACCTCGAAGACTGGGCCGGCGGGATAGCGCAGGAATCGGCGCGGGTCCCCGCCGTTCGGGTCGGCCGTCGCTGGCTCAGCACGCTGTGGCTGATACCGATCGGGGTGGCCGGCCTCCTGGTCGCCGTCGCGCTGGCGCAGCAGCTTCGTCAGTACGGCTGGATGCAAAGCTTCCTCGAGACCTATCCGGGAACGTCGACGACCTATGCGGCGCCCGTCACCTCCGGATTTCCGGCATGGCTGCGTTGGCAGCACCTGTTCAACATCATCTTCATGATGTTCATCATCCGGGCGGGGCTGCAGATTCTCGCCGATCATCCGCGGCTGTATCTCAATTCGGGCTGCCGCCCCGGAACCGAATGGTTCAGAATGCGCGACCCGGTGCCGTCGGACCGCATGGATCAAGAGGACGCGGCGCGTGTGTGGACGGCGAAAGATGATGCGGTTGCCCTTCCGAAATGGCTGGGCATTCCCGGCATACGCCACACGATCGGGCTGGCGCGGTGGTGGCACTTCAGCTTCGATCTCCTATGGCTGGTCAATGGCATCGTCTTTTACGTACTACTGTTCTCGACTGGCCAATGGCGGCGAATCGTCCCGCGATCATGGGATGTCTTGCCCAATGCTCTGTCCACGGCGGTTCAGTACGCATCCCTTGATTTCCCGGCCAATGTCGGTTTTACGAACTACAACGGGATGCAGATCATCGCCTACTTCACCACCGTCTTCGTCGCTGCCCCACTGGCTTTCGTCACCGGCCTGCTGCAGGCGCCCGCGATTGCCGCCCGGTTCGGCTTCGGCCGGGGTGTTCTGAATCGGCAGGTCGCGCGGACCGCCCATTTCGCGGTTCTGGTGTGGATGGTGTTTTTCATCTTCGTCCACACGGTGATGGTGTTCACCACCGGACTGGTGGGGAACCTGAACCACATCGTCTTGGGCACCGACACCAAATCGTATTGGCCCCTGCTGATTTACGTCGTGGCGATGGTCGTCATCATCGCCCTGTGGTTGAGTGCCACTCCCGTCACGCTCCGCTATCCCGGGGTGGTCCAGGTGGTCGGTCGCTGGACGGTCGGATGGTTGAAGGACGCGATGGAACTACTTCATCCCAACGCCTCCTATTCGGAAAAAGACATCTCCCCGTACCTCTGGCCCAACGGCACGCTACCGACCTCCGATGATTACCGTCGTTTGCAAGCGGACAATTGGAAGAACTATTCGCTCCGTATCGAGGGGCTCGTGGAGAACTCGGTTTCGCTGTCCTACAACGATCTTCGCGCGCTACCCAAGCATGAAAAGATCACCCAGCATTACTGCATCCAAGGGTGGTCCGGTGTTGCCAAATGGGGCGGCGTTCGCATGTCCGACATCCTCGATATTGTGCACCCGCTGCCGACGGCGCGTTGGGTGGTGTTCTACTCCTTCGCGGAAGGGGCCGGCGGGGCACTAGAAGGTCGGTATTACGACTGCCACAAGATCGGCCACATGCGTGAACCGACGTGTCTGCTTGCCTACGAAATGAACGGCCAGCCGCTCAACGAGGCCCACGGTGCGCCGCTGCGGCTGCGAAATGAGCGCGAGATCGGCTTCAAGCAGGTCAAGTGGATCGAGGCGATCGAGTTCGTGGATAGCTTCGACCACCTCGGGTTCGGGCAAGGCGGATACAACGAAGACCACGAGTTTTACGGGTATCGAATGCCGATCTGA
- a CDS encoding heavy metal translocating P-type ATPase, protein MTCTTVQPTHAPSVRRSSVSGLWSVASVRLATVAVVLFVAGLAAQLLDAPSWSWWVFYLACYLIGGWSPAWEGLQALRSRTLDVDLLMVVAAVGAVSIGQIFDGALLIVIFATSGALEDAATKRTEDSVTGLLDLAPDRAVRIDADGVEESVNAADLRVGDRVIVRPGERFCADGVVVDGASDVDQSSVTGEPIPVAKAGDDEVFAGTLNGAGALRIRVTKDPSDTVVARIVALVAEASATKAKTQLFIEKVEQRYSVGVVAATLALFAVPLLLGAQLQSTLLRAMTFMIVASPCAVVLATMPPLLSAIANAGRHGVLVKSAVAMEHLADTTAVTIDKTGTLTTGTPQLTSITVIDDRYSDDDVLRIAAGAEQFSEHPLGRAVAAAAHARGLAVAEATEFQALPGRGVRARVAERTIEVLSPRAFHSNPVAASNLERRGTTAVLVTVDAAPVGVLGLDDTVREGTDAVVRAVTAITSSPPTLLTGDTRPAAEHLAAQVGITDVRADLLPDDKVAAVRQLEADGHRVLFVGDGINDAPAMAAAHSSIAMGRNGSDLTLETADAVAVRDELATIPAVIALARRARRVVIANLAIAATFITGLVVWDLLGHLPLPLGVAGHEGSTIIVALNGLRLLSGRAWRSAISCPP, encoded by the coding sequence ATGACTTGCACCACCGTGCAGCCGACGCACGCGCCATCGGTACGGCGGTCGAGCGTCTCGGGTCTGTGGTCGGTCGCATCGGTCCGGTTGGCGACCGTCGCCGTGGTCCTGTTTGTGGCCGGACTCGCGGCCCAGCTACTCGACGCTCCTTCGTGGAGTTGGTGGGTTTTCTACCTGGCGTGCTACCTCATCGGCGGCTGGTCGCCCGCCTGGGAAGGCTTGCAGGCGTTGCGTTCTCGCACGCTCGACGTTGATCTGCTGATGGTGGTCGCCGCCGTTGGCGCCGTGAGCATCGGCCAGATCTTTGACGGGGCGCTGCTGATCGTCATTTTCGCCACGTCGGGCGCATTGGAAGACGCGGCGACCAAGCGCACCGAGGATTCGGTCACGGGGTTGCTTGACCTCGCACCCGATCGCGCGGTCCGCATCGATGCCGACGGGGTCGAAGAATCGGTCAACGCGGCCGACCTTCGCGTCGGTGACCGTGTCATCGTGCGCCCCGGTGAACGCTTCTGCGCCGACGGTGTCGTCGTCGATGGTGCGTCAGATGTCGACCAATCGTCGGTGACCGGGGAGCCGATTCCGGTCGCCAAGGCAGGCGATGACGAGGTATTCGCCGGAACCCTCAATGGTGCTGGGGCACTACGCATTCGCGTCACCAAGGACCCGTCCGACACCGTCGTTGCCCGCATCGTTGCCCTGGTCGCGGAGGCATCGGCGACCAAAGCCAAGACGCAACTGTTCATCGAAAAGGTCGAGCAGCGCTATTCCGTGGGCGTTGTCGCGGCGACCCTCGCCCTGTTCGCGGTGCCCCTGCTGCTCGGGGCGCAACTACAGTCGACGCTGCTTCGGGCGATGACGTTCATGATCGTGGCGTCGCCGTGCGCGGTGGTGTTGGCCACCATGCCGCCGCTGCTCTCGGCGATCGCCAACGCCGGACGCCACGGTGTCCTGGTCAAGTCGGCGGTCGCGATGGAGCACCTTGCGGATACCACCGCGGTCACCATCGACAAGACCGGCACCCTGACGACCGGGACACCGCAACTGACCAGCATCACGGTGATCGACGATCGCTACTCGGACGACGACGTGCTGCGAATAGCTGCCGGCGCAGAGCAATTCAGCGAGCATCCACTTGGGCGCGCGGTCGCGGCCGCCGCCCACGCACGGGGCCTCGCCGTTGCCGAAGCCACCGAATTCCAGGCCCTGCCCGGTCGCGGCGTGCGCGCGCGCGTCGCGGAACGGACGATCGAAGTGCTGAGCCCGCGCGCATTTCACAGCAATCCGGTCGCGGCGAGCAACCTCGAACGCCGGGGCACGACGGCCGTGCTCGTCACCGTCGACGCAGCGCCGGTGGGTGTTCTCGGACTGGACGACACTGTGCGCGAAGGAACCGACGCGGTGGTCCGCGCCGTCACCGCGATCACGTCCAGCCCGCCGACCCTGCTCACCGGCGATACCCGGCCGGCAGCGGAGCATCTGGCCGCGCAGGTCGGGATCACCGATGTTCGCGCCGACCTGCTGCCCGACGACAAGGTCGCCGCCGTACGTCAGCTCGAGGCCGACGGCCATCGGGTGTTGTTTGTCGGCGACGGCATCAATGACGCACCCGCCATGGCCGCGGCGCACTCGTCGATCGCCATGGGCCGCAATGGATCCGATCTCACCCTGGAAACCGCCGACGCCGTCGCCGTCCGCGACGAACTCGCCACGATTCCCGCAGTCATTGCGCTGGCCCGTCGTGCGCGCCGCGTCGTCATCGCCAATTTGGCCATCGCGGCGACATTCATCACCGGCCTCGTCGTGTGGGACTTACTCGGCCACCTGCCGCTGCCCCTCGGCGTGGCCGGCCACGAAGGTTCGACAATCATCGTCGCGCTCAACGGATTGCGACTCCTGAGCGGGCGGGCCTGGCGGTCAGCGATATCGTGTCCACCATGA
- a CDS encoding alpha-ketoglutarate-dependent dioxygenase AlkB, whose protein sequence is MTHAYQPTLFGDDENLPPAIDIDAFDAATEHRLDEHSWITHVPGFLVGHRRLLDEPATLDVWEQRRRWMYERMVDEPRLTGEYVDLTAAPALLAELAATLGERLGVPYDRIWMNWYRDHHDGTGWHADRPAHKAPTAIVPVLSLGAPRRFLVRPSGGGPSTVFTPAGGDLILMQGRCQRDWQHCVPKQKAPAGGRMSLNLSSVSQS, encoded by the coding sequence ATGACGCACGCCTACCAGCCGACGCTGTTCGGTGACGACGAAAACCTGCCTCCCGCAATCGATATCGACGCGTTTGACGCTGCCACCGAACACCGGCTCGACGAGCACTCATGGATCACCCACGTGCCGGGTTTCCTTGTTGGACACCGGCGGCTGCTCGACGAGCCGGCCACCCTGGACGTGTGGGAACAACGTCGGCGCTGGATGTACGAACGGATGGTCGACGAACCCCGGCTGACCGGCGAATACGTCGACCTGACCGCCGCGCCCGCGCTGCTGGCAGAGCTGGCCGCCACGCTCGGCGAGCGACTCGGCGTGCCGTACGACCGGATCTGGATGAACTGGTACCGAGACCACCACGACGGCACCGGCTGGCACGCCGACCGTCCGGCGCACAAGGCGCCGACGGCGATCGTTCCTGTGCTGAGCCTTGGCGCGCCTCGTCGATTCCTGGTCCGCCCCAGCGGCGGCGGCCCCAGCACGGTGTTCACGCCGGCGGGCGGAGACCTGATCCTCATGCAGGGTCGTTGCCAGCGTGACTGGCAGCATTGTGTGCCCAAGCAGAAAGCCCCGGCCGGTGGGCGGATGAGCCTAAACTTGTCCAGCGTCAGCCAGTCCTGA
- a CDS encoding TetR/AcrR family transcriptional regulator has translation MTEPAETGGQRRPGRPSLLTSERVARAAFELVDTEGAAALTIARLARELGVGPMTIYGYAESKDAILAMLPDLLLENLPALDMRRAWDTALEKVFLAIYRRFLDHRNVTQAIAELPVFGHAQAKIIEQVLHCLDKAGFCADEAFVLQRTLATYTLGFALFAIVETEAGADRPRSTWIHLLDKSEFPYLTKVSGRMGADVTEHQYLAGLRRILGR, from the coding sequence GTGACCGAGCCAGCTGAGACCGGCGGGCAGCGCCGGCCCGGCAGGCCGTCGCTGCTCACCAGCGAACGCGTCGCCCGAGCGGCCTTCGAACTCGTCGACACCGAAGGTGCTGCGGCGCTGACGATTGCGCGGCTCGCCCGCGAACTCGGAGTCGGGCCCATGACCATCTACGGCTATGCCGAGTCCAAGGACGCGATCCTGGCCATGCTTCCGGACCTGCTCCTGGAGAATCTGCCGGCACTGGACATGCGGCGGGCCTGGGACACCGCGCTGGAGAAGGTTTTCCTCGCCATCTACCGCAGGTTCCTCGATCACCGCAACGTCACCCAGGCGATCGCCGAGCTACCGGTATTCGGTCATGCGCAGGCCAAGATCATCGAGCAGGTGCTGCATTGTCTCGACAAGGCCGGTTTCTGTGCCGACGAGGCCTTCGTGCTGCAGCGCACTCTTGCGACCTACACCCTGGGATTCGCGTTGTTCGCGATTGTCGAGACCGAGGCCGGGGCCGATCGGCCGCGCTCCACGTGGATCCATCTGCTCGATAAGTCCGAGTTCCCCTATCTGACAAAGGTTTCGGGTCGGATGGGCGCCGACGTAACCGAGCACCAATACCTTGCCGGTCTGCGCAGGATCCTGGGGCGCTGA
- a CDS encoding metal-sensitive transcriptional regulator: protein MTQELTAKKRSALNRLKTVRGHLDAIIRMLETDAYCVDVMKQISATQSALERTNRVMLHNHLETCFSEAVLDGRGAGAIDELVDALKFSPALTGPDACLNGTAADEAMRARTP, encoded by the coding sequence ATGACTCAGGAGCTGACGGCCAAAAAGCGTTCGGCGCTCAATCGGCTCAAGACCGTTCGAGGTCATCTCGACGCGATAATCCGGATGCTCGAAACCGACGCGTACTGCGTGGACGTCATGAAGCAGATTTCCGCGACGCAGTCGGCGCTGGAGCGCACGAACAGGGTCATGTTGCACAACCACTTGGAAACCTGCTTCTCCGAGGCGGTGCTGGACGGACGGGGAGCAGGAGCCATCGACGAGCTCGTCGATGCTCTCAAGTTCAGTCCCGCATTGACCGGACCGGATGCTTGCTTGAACGGCACGGCCGCCGACGAGGCGATGCGCGCCCGTACACCGTGA
- a CDS encoding mycofactocin-coupled SDR family oxidoreductase, protein MTNAVGRVAGKVAFITGAARGQGREHAVRLAEEGADIIAVDLCGDVEGVIYPGATEADLDETAALVDKSGRRIVTAKADVRDLASLREALQRGVDELGRPDVVIANAGISGSPAPAALIEEAAWKTMLDINLTGVFHTIKVAVPHMSDGRGGSIILVSSMLGLRGGGYMAHYASAKHGVVGLMNSLANELAPQLIRVNSIHPGNIRTPMIDNEQFHRTLRPDLPHPTMDDTAAVLGHFHMLPVPVIEARAVSNAVLFLASDEAQYITGAALPIDAGAVAKF, encoded by the coding sequence ATGACAAACGCCGTTGGCAGGGTGGCCGGCAAGGTCGCATTCATCACGGGTGCTGCGCGCGGGCAGGGCCGAGAACACGCCGTCCGCTTGGCCGAGGAAGGCGCCGACATCATCGCCGTCGACCTGTGCGGCGATGTCGAAGGTGTCATCTATCCGGGGGCGACTGAGGCCGACCTCGACGAAACCGCGGCGCTGGTCGATAAGTCGGGAAGGCGCATCGTGACCGCCAAGGCCGATGTCAGGGATCTCGCAAGTCTTCGCGAAGCGTTACAGCGGGGAGTCGACGAGTTGGGCCGGCCCGATGTGGTGATCGCCAATGCCGGCATCAGCGGCAGCCCCGCGCCCGCCGCGCTGATCGAAGAGGCTGCCTGGAAGACGATGCTCGATATCAACCTCACCGGGGTCTTTCACACCATCAAGGTGGCGGTGCCACACATGTCCGACGGCCGTGGCGGATCCATCATCCTGGTGAGTTCCATGTTGGGTCTGCGTGGTGGCGGGTACATGGCGCACTACGCCTCGGCGAAGCACGGCGTTGTCGGCTTGATGAACTCACTCGCGAATGAGCTTGCACCGCAGTTGATTCGCGTCAACTCGATCCACCCGGGCAACATACGGACGCCGATGATCGACAACGAGCAGTTCCACCGCACGCTGCGACCGGACCTGCCCCACCCCACCATGGACGACACCGCCGCCGTGCTCGGCCACTTCCATATGCTTCCGGTGCCGGTGATCGAGGCACGCGCCGTCAGCAACGCCGTGCTGTTCCTCGCTTCCGACGAGGCGCAGTACATCACCGGGGCAGCGTTGCCGATCGATGCGGGAGCCGTCGCGAAGTTCTAA
- a CDS encoding ArsR/SmtB family transcription factor: MNADTAAAPLAEDQVGLIVEVFRMLADHTRIRVLWALTEGESSVNDLAEKVDKPAPSVSQHLAKLRMARLVRTRRSGTTIFYSLENEHVRQLVIDAVFNAEHAGPGVPSHHRGDPNVRGISTGPRPRKANAR, from the coding sequence ATGAATGCAGATACTGCTGCAGCACCCCTCGCCGAGGATCAGGTAGGCCTGATCGTCGAGGTCTTCCGAATGTTGGCCGACCACACCCGTATTCGGGTGTTGTGGGCGCTGACAGAGGGCGAGTCGTCGGTCAACGACCTCGCCGAAAAGGTGGATAAGCCCGCGCCGTCGGTGTCCCAGCACCTGGCGAAACTGCGCATGGCGCGGCTGGTACGCACCCGCCGCTCCGGCACCACGATCTTCTACAGCCTGGAGAACGAACACGTCCGCCAGTTGGTCATCGATGCGGTGTTCAATGCCGAGCACGCCGGTCCCGGTGTGCCGTCCCACCACCGCGGTGACCCGAACGTGCGGGGCATCTCAACCGGTCCCCGGCCCCGAAAGGCCAACGCGCGATGA
- a CDS encoding TIGR03857 family LLM class F420-dependent oxidoreductase, producing the protein MSLDTALPPVAEDMSAFVIAGAVTSQQEDSKFDTVSRTPAQGIQDGVDAERLGFRRVWLSERIDIKWADVILSGIAARTSRLEVGTGVIDPTTRHPWTAAAFGATMQACYGERFNMGLGRGDNGYFKGTGIKMATFRQMHDYVDILRNLWDGKHVQYDGPVGTFEDLSFAETYHGAPPPIWFGGFCGPKGAEFAAAKSDGVILIPMMNPTAVAAAKQRIVDACERVGRDPADIRIAALVVTAPDLDDFEARAISSGRMVTYLQYPGYGEQLCNANGWDLGLLDKIRNHKLFEGIKQVADREFQRHQMMDVAGLIPDEYIWDCSAIGTVAECVTNLQRFIDAGADEIVTYGSTPAQNAGLVAAWRDRAS; encoded by the coding sequence ATGAGCCTCGACACCGCCCTGCCCCCCGTCGCCGAGGACATGAGCGCGTTCGTCATCGCCGGCGCTGTCACGTCGCAGCAAGAGGATTCGAAGTTCGACACCGTCTCACGGACTCCGGCGCAAGGCATCCAGGACGGCGTCGATGCGGAGCGGTTGGGCTTCCGACGGGTCTGGCTGTCCGAGCGCATCGACATCAAGTGGGCCGACGTGATCCTGTCCGGTATCGCGGCGCGGACCTCGCGGTTGGAAGTCGGAACGGGCGTCATCGACCCGACCACCCGGCATCCGTGGACCGCCGCGGCATTTGGGGCGACGATGCAGGCGTGCTACGGCGAGCGCTTCAACATGGGGCTGGGACGCGGCGACAACGGTTACTTCAAGGGCACCGGCATCAAGATGGCGACGTTTCGCCAGATGCACGACTATGTCGATATCCTGCGAAACCTCTGGGACGGCAAGCATGTCCAGTACGACGGGCCCGTCGGCACCTTTGAGGATCTGTCGTTCGCCGAGACGTATCACGGTGCGCCGCCCCCGATTTGGTTCGGCGGCTTCTGCGGGCCGAAGGGCGCCGAGTTCGCGGCGGCCAAGTCCGACGGCGTTATCCTGATCCCGATGATGAACCCGACGGCAGTGGCTGCCGCCAAGCAACGCATCGTGGATGCCTGCGAACGCGTGGGCCGGGACCCCGCCGACATCCGAATCGCCGCACTGGTCGTCACCGCCCCCGACCTCGACGACTTCGAGGCACGCGCGATCTCGAGCGGGCGGATGGTGACGTATCTGCAGTATCCCGGTTACGGCGAGCAGCTTTGCAACGCCAACGGCTGGGATCTGGGCCTGCTCGACAAGATCCGTAACCACAAGCTCTTCGAGGGCATCAAGCAGGTCGCGGATCGCGAGTTTCAGCGCCACCAGATGATGGATGTCGCCGGCTTGATTCCCGACGAATACATCTGGGACTGCAGCGCGATCGGCACGGTCGCCGAATGCGTGACCAATCTGCAGCGGTTCATCGACGCCGGGGCCGACGAGATCGTGACCTATGGGTCGACGCCGGCGCAGAACGCCGGGTTGGTGGCTGCGTGGCGTGACCGAGCCAGCTGA
- a CDS encoding cation diffusion facilitator family transporter, translated as MNDHDHSHDHGHDHPKGLRGAIREIFAPHSHDAADSFDSELESSADGIRAVKISLLVLGATAGAQIVVVVLSGSIALAADTIHNFSDAMTAVPLWIAFSLSTKAATRRYTYGFGRAEDLAGLFVVAMITLSAIIAGYEAVERLINPRPIEHVGWVALAGVVGFIGNEWVALYRIRVGRRIGSAALVADGLHARTDGFTSLAVLIGAGGVALGFPLADPIVGLVITVAILAVLRTAVRDVFRRLMDGVDPSFIDAAEAALAARPGVRSVRSMRMRWIGHRLHADAELDIDPALSLSAAHQIAHESEHDLIHAVPKLTTAMIHAYPAGGTNAAQEHRDSTASHSHHH; from the coding sequence ATGAACGATCACGACCACTCCCACGATCACGGCCACGATCACCCGAAGGGATTGCGGGGCGCGATCCGGGAGATCTTCGCGCCGCATTCCCACGACGCTGCGGACAGCTTTGACAGCGAGCTGGAATCCAGCGCCGACGGGATCCGCGCGGTCAAGATCAGCCTGCTGGTCCTGGGCGCGACCGCCGGCGCGCAGATCGTCGTCGTGGTCCTCTCCGGCTCCATCGCGCTGGCCGCCGACACCATCCACAACTTCTCCGACGCAATGACCGCCGTGCCGCTGTGGATCGCGTTTTCGTTGAGCACCAAGGCCGCAACCCGCCGCTACACCTACGGCTTCGGCCGGGCTGAAGACTTGGCCGGACTGTTCGTGGTCGCGATGATCACGCTGTCGGCGATCATCGCCGGGTATGAGGCCGTTGAGCGGCTGATCAATCCGCGGCCCATCGAGCACGTCGGCTGGGTCGCGTTGGCCGGAGTCGTCGGGTTCATCGGAAACGAATGGGTGGCGCTGTATCGCATTCGGGTCGGACGCCGCATCGGTTCGGCCGCGCTGGTCGCCGACGGGTTGCACGCGCGCACCGACGGCTTTACCTCGCTGGCGGTGCTGATCGGCGCGGGCGGCGTGGCTTTGGGCTTCCCGCTTGCCGATCCGATCGTCGGCCTGGTGATTACGGTGGCGATCCTGGCCGTGCTGCGCACCGCGGTGCGAGATGTGTTCCGCCGGCTGATGGACGGTGTCGATCCGTCGTTCATCGATGCTGCCGAGGCCGCGCTCGCCGCCCGACCGGGTGTGCGTTCGGTGCGCAGCATGCGGATGCGCTGGATCGGGCACCGGCTGCACGCCGACGCCGAACTCGACATCGACCCCGCTCTGAGTTTGTCTGCGGCACATCAGATTGCACACGAATCCGAACACGATCTCATTCATGCCGTGCCCAAACTGACCACCGCGATGATTCACGCCTATCCGGCCGGCGGAACCAACGCGGCCCAGGAACATCGCGATAGCACCGCGTCACACAGCCATCACCACTGA